A genome region from Setaria italica strain Yugu1 chromosome III, Setaria_italica_v2.0, whole genome shotgun sequence includes the following:
- the LOC101766207 gene encoding formin-like protein 14, with the protein MAGHKNAAVALLPLLLLPLVMLMLTSTASAARRSPPPPASTEEFPVLRKVPTGPNNETSDPPPPPAVATSSDVDFPVLRKVPTGPNRETSDPPPPPSVATSSVVDFPVLRKVPTGPNHETSDPPPPPALATSSIVDFPVLRKVPIGPNPMTSDPPPTPAAATSTDDISVMRKVPNGPNSKTSDPRPPPPLRQ; encoded by the coding sequence ATGGCCGGGCACAAGAACGCCGCCGTGGCGTTGCTGCCTCTGCTCCTCCTGCCGCTGGTGATGTTGATGCTCACTTCCACCGCTTCAGCcgcgcgccgctcgccgccgccgccggcgagcacggAGGAGTTCCCGGTGCTGCGGAAGGTTCCCACTGGACCGAACAATGAGACcagcgacccgccgccgccgccagcggtgGCCACAAGCTCCGACGTCGACTTCCCGGTGCTGCGGAAGGTTCCCACTGGACCGAACCGCGAGACcagcgacccgccgccgccgccgtcagtgGCCACGAGCTCCGTCGTCGACTTCCCCGTGCTGCGGAAGGTTCCCACTGGACCGAACCACGAGACCAGTgatcccccgccaccgccggcactGGCCACGAGCTCCATCGTCGACTTCCCGGTGCTGAGGAAGGTACCCATTGGACCTAACCCCATGACCAGCGATCCGCCGCctacgccggcggcggccacaaGCACCGACGACATCTCGGTTATGAGGAAGGTTCCTAATGGACCAAACTCCAAGACCAGCgacccccggccgccgccgccgctccgccagtGA